GTCCTTCCCTACGCGATGAGCGACAAGGCCTCGGCCATCGTTTCCGTCCCGCTTGATGACCTGCTGGCGGAACTTACCGGCAGTTAAGCTACACCCGGAACAAACCACCACGCTTCCCGCCAAGCGCCGCCGCCCCGGTAATCGCCACCGCCAGGAAGATCATCGCCCAGACGCCCAACGCCGCAGCCAGCTCATGACCATTTCCCAAGGCGGACAGCAGCATGTAGATCGCCTTCGTGATCGGGTAATGCTCCGTCTGCTGGGCTAGAATCAGGCTGTCGCTCACCTCCAGCATGGCAAAGGCAAACGCCAGGATACCGCCCGCTGCGAGATTCGCCCCGATCAGAGGCAACGACACACGCCGCAGGGTGCGGAGCCATCCCGCGCCCAAGGAGCGTGCGGCTTCCTCCAGCGCCGGATTGCTCTGCTGGAGGCCGGCGACGGCGGAGCGCACCACATACGGCAAGCGCCGCACCGCGTAGGCCACGATCAGCAGCATCGCGGGGTTCCCGTTCTCACCGATCAGGAAATAGAGCGGTTTCCCTTTCTGCGACAGTGCCAAGTAGCCGAATGCTAGCACCAAGCCCGGCACGGCAAGCGGCAACATCACCAGGGCATCCAGCAATGAACGCCCCTTGATCTTGCTGCGCACGATCACCCACGCAATCGCAATTCCCAGCACCAGATCGATCAAGGTCGCTCCGGACGCGTAGAAAAGGCTGTTCTTGATCGAAGGCACCACCAGCGGATCACCCAGCGCGTCCTTGTAGTGATCGAACTTCAGGGCCAGCGGCAGCACCGTCTTGTACCAGTCGTCGGACAGCGAAAGCAGGATCACCCCGATGTGCGGCAGGGACGCCACGAAAAAGACCCCACCGAATATCATCGCGCACCCCAAGGCCTTCAGGCCGGCAAGCTTCACTTCACCCCCTCGCCCTTTCGGGCGTGGCTGGGTGCTTGAGGTCTGGCGACCGAAGAGTGCCTTCGTAACGCCAAAGACGATCGCGGAGATCACCAGAATCACCGCAACCAGCGCGTAAGGCATCGGACTCGAAGCTCCGGCAGTAATGTCCTTTATCCCATCGAAGACCTGCACCGGAGCCACGCGTGTGTAGTCAAAAACCAAAGGCACACCAAGCTCGGTAAAGGCCCACACGAAAACGATGGCGGATCCCGCGAAGATCCCGGGCATCGCCAGCGGCAAGGTGATTCGCCAAAGGCGCCGCGAAGGAGGGCAACCGAGGTTTTCCGCAGCCTGCTCCATCGCGGGATCCAGGTTCGACAGCGCCGCGGTGATGTTCATGTAGAGGATCGGGTAGAGGTGCAACGCGTTCATCGCCACGATCCCCCAGAATCGTCCTTGGGCCAGCCAATCGACCGGCTGCTTCGCATCCATCAACCCCAAATCGATCAGGAGAGCATTCAATGATCCCTCCACCCCGAGCATGTGCTTGATACCGATGGCACCCACGAACGGCGGAAGCACCAGCGGAATCAGGATCAGCACTCCCAGCACCCCGCGTCCCCTGAAATCATACCGGTGCGAGAGCAGTGCCAGCGGGAAGGCCAGCAGGAAAGTGGCCAGCGTGCTCGTGATGCCAAGCGCGAGCGCGTTCCAGAGACCCTCGCGATACACCGGATTCCGAAAGACCCCTAAGATGAAATCCAACGTGAAGCCACCCTCCGGTGACTTGAAGGCATCCCCGATGACCGAGAAGGCCGGATAAAGAAAAAAGACCGCGAATAGCGCGGTGACGAGCCCCGTGACTCCGACGGCTGTCGTTCGATTCATGGACGGCCTCCTTTCTCCGCCAGAGCAGCAGCCTTCTGGTAATTCTGGCGAAAGGTCTCGGAGATCGCGCTCATTTCACGCAAGGTGGCCAACGGATCCCTCTTCCCCAGCAACGGAACAATCCCGTTCATCAGGCGGTCATAACTCACATGAGAGGTATCGAAGAATACCTTGCCTGCGGGCGTCTCCTCGATTTTCACCGCCGGGCCCGTGTGCTCCCGCATCTCCAGCCACGCGTGCTTCATCTCCTCATGCGGATCGATGCACATCGCCCGGAAGATCTGGGCCAGAGCCTTGAAAGCGGGTCCCGTGAGCTCCCGGTTATACTCGAAGCTCCCGCTCCGCTCGTAGGGCAAGGCATCCGGATCCGAAAACATCGGCAAGGTATCCGTGCCGTAAAGGTCCCGGCGCACCGGGAGACGTCGCGGCGAGGTCTCACGCGGACCGCCCGGCTGGCCAACTCTCAGGTTCCACAGCAGCTGTCCCTCGCGGCTCAGGCAGAAAGTCACAAACTCCTGGGCGATCTCCATGTTCGGAGCCCCGCGGAAAACCGCAATGGGATCCACCGACATCGAGGTGCCTCCAAGCGGAGCGCTCCACAACAATCGCGATTTGCGACCGTTCCTGCTAAACTTCTCCTCATACGAGCGTCCGTAGAAATCGATACAGGTTCCTGCCGCTGCATCTCCTTGTGCGACATCGTGCGGCACCTTGCTGGCAGAGTCGGTGAAGTACCGGGCGTTCGCCGCCATGCGCTGCAGCAGGTTGAGCCCGCGCTGCCAGCCTTCTTCGCGGCTTGCAGGCGAGTCCCCCTTCTCACGGATCACCTGCTGCATCTGCTCCTGGATCATCATCTCGAAGGAGCGCCCTACCGACCCGCTCTTCGTGGGATCCGCCAGCGCCAGATAGCCGGCATAGGCTGGATCGCCCAGATCATCCCAGCGGCGCGGCGGCATCAACCCCAGCCGTTTTACCGAATCGACATTGTAGCAGATGCCCATCTGGGAGAGACAGGTGCCCACCCACATACGATGCGCGTCGTAGTAATTCTCGCCGGTGAACTTCGCAGGGATCACCTCTTCCTTGAACCACTCCGGCTGCTTGGAAAAAACCTCCAGCTCCGCGAAGCGGCCCTTTTCCGCCTGTAGCTTGAAGTCCGGCTCTCCGCCACCGAAGAAAAGATCGATCCCGATGCCGGGACTCTTGATCGCATCCGCAGCGTCAAAGGAACTGTTCAGCACCCGTGCGATGTCCGAGGTCCCGCCGGGGATCCGCCAGTCGACGTAAATCGAACGACCTTTCTTCTCCCGCCAATAGCGGGCGAAGGCCTCCCCGAACTCCGAGCGGATTGTCTCGTTGTGCGGGGTGATGATCACGAGGCGATCCTGCGCCTGCCCCGCCGTCGCCAAGTCCGAGGACGTCCGCAACAGGATGGGCGCGACAATCACTGCGGCCAAGAGCAGCAAGATGGGAACAAAGCGGCGCATCGGGAGGGAATGGATTGTCAGCTCAAGCTTGCAGCACGACCACGTCCGCATGGCGCGCGGAGAGATGGACGATCGTCTCCCCCGGATCACGCACCACCAGGGGATTCAGCTCCACGACTTGCTGCGGCCCGGTCGCGGTTTGCACCAGATATTGGATGCGCTGGCCCAGATAGCTCCGGTCCACGATCTTTCCCGAGATCGAATTCTCCCGCACCCCGGAATCCATCCTCCACGCCTCCGGCCGCACGGACAGCAGTACCTGCTCCCCATGGGATGGCACCCACTCTGGAAGCGTGACGCGTCCGACCAGCGGACCCGCCGATGTATCGATCATGGCGTACTCGCCTCGAACCTCGATGACGTTTCCGCGCAGTAGGTTGGTCTCCCCGATGAATCCGGAAACAAAAGGAGTGCGGGGATTCCGGTAAACTTCCTCGGCCGTGCCAAGCTGCTCGATGCGCCCCCGGTTCATGATCGCCATCCGGTCGGCCATGGAGAGCGCCTCCTCTTGGTCGTGAGTCACGTAGATCCCGGTCAGACCTCCCTCTTTCACGATCCTCCGGATCTCCCGCCGCATCTCGATCCGGAGCTTCGCATCGAGATTCGAAAGCGGCTCATCAAGCAAAAGACATTTGGGACGCACCACCAGTGCGCGGGCCAATGCCACACGCTGCTGCTGGCCACCGGAGAGCTGATCGATCCCCCTCTCTCCCATACCGTTCAGATGCACCAGTTCCAGTGCCTCTCCTACCCGTCTGCGAACTTCCGCCTTGTCCACCTTCCGCTCCTCAAGGCCAAAAGCCACGTTCCGCTCGACATTCAGGTGCGGCCACAGCGCGTAGCTCTGGAAAACCATTGCCGCCTCCCGCTTGTGGGGGGGCAATTGGGTCACGTCCTTGCCACCGAAGGAAATTGTCCCCGACGTCGGCGTCTCCAATCCGGCGATGCAGCGCAGCAGTGTCGTCTTGCCGCAACCGGACGCCCCCAGAAGGAAGAAAAGCTCGCCCGCCGCGACCTCTACGGTCACCCCATCAAGGGCCCGGACCGTTCCGAATTGTTTGACGATGGAGTCAGCGCGAATGGCATCCATGAGGGTGGGACCAATGCTTTCCGTAGGCTGACGCCATGCAAGCGGGAAGCATGCCCGGAAAGAATTCGAAAAACGTTAAAGAATTTCTTGCCAAGTCGGGGGCGGGGCCATAAATCCGCGGCCCACCAATCACTAAGTGCTCGGGTGGCGGAATTGGTAGACGCGCTAGACTAAGGATCTAGTGGAGTAATCCGTGGGGGTTCGAGTCCCCCCTCGAGCACCACTTTTTGATAGATAAAGGCCCGGAGCGATCCGGGCCTTTCTGTTTTCCCTCGGAGGACGCATCCGGCACCATCCGCGCTCCACGCGGATCAGTGGAGCTTACTTTCCACCTGCCTTTCGGACCGCCTCCACTGATGGCCCGGGCCCCTCCGATGGATCGCTCCATTTGTGCCTCACCATCCCCTTCGCGTCGATCACCGTGATGAGATACGAATGCGCGAAGTCCACGCCATTCGGGAGGCGATCGTAGCGGATCCCTAGCGCCACGGCGATCTCAAGAACGGCTTCGCCATCGCCGGTCAACAGGTCCCAGTGCGAATCGTCAATCTTGTGGCGTTCGCCAAGATCCTTGAGCTCGGCAACCTTGTCGTGCTCCGGATCGAGCGAGATGAACATGAAGCGACAGCGCGCTCTCTCCGCATCCGTGAGTTCCTTCTCGATCCGCTGCATGTCACCAATGATGCGCGGACATACCCCTTTGCAGCTCGCGTAGCCGAAAGCCACAATGCGTGTCTTCCCTCCAGAGTCCTTCCACACCACTTTCTTCCCCTCCTGATTCGTCCATGTGGAATCAAACCCGTAGAGCGATCCCTGAGGCAAGGCAGTGACAGGTGCGGGACGATCCTCGGCAACAGCCATCGCCGGGCAACCCAGCAAGCAGGCAAGAAAAAGTGCTTTCATGGTGAGGGGTCGATGGAATCGGATGCATCTTTCGCGCCGCGAAAGCCGAGCCCGCCGAGGCAAAAGCTGCCTTGCAAGGACGACCGGAACGCCACGCGCATGAAATCGGCATACTCGATCGCCTGGTTGGGATCGGTCGCCGCACCGCCGCAGAACAACGGTCCTTCCGGTGAGCCATCGGAGCGAGATTCCCCGCCGCTCATCGAAGCGACGAAATTGCTCGTCCACTCCCACACCAGCCCGTGCATGCCTCGGACGCCGTAGATATTCGCAGGCATCGATTCAGCGGAAGGAAGCACCTCCGGCATTGGCTTCGAATACCACGTGAGGATACGCTTTCGAAATTCCCCCTCACCGGTCGCGTCCACACGCCGCTCATCGGCCCGTGCGACAAATTCCCACTCGTCCAGCGTCGGCAGACGCTTGCCCTGAGCCTTCAGGAAGGCGCGCGCAGCGAACCATGAAACATTCGTCACCGGAGCCTCGGAGGGAGCCAGCGGACCCAATTCGGTATCCCCAGCCCAATGGCGGAGATAGCCATTGTCGGCAAACAAACGGTTCACCCGTGTGCGTTGCCACTCGGGATGAAGCTTTACGAAGGCGAGATACTCGGCGTTCGTCACCTGCCGGACATCGAGATAGAACGACGGGACCTCGCGGACCTGACCACTCTTCTCCAAGGGGCGGGCGTAGCGCCCTCCGGCGATCTTCGCCATCGGCATCTCGGCCGCTGCGACTGCGGCCGCCAGCAGGCATCCCAACAAGATCGCAACTCGGCATCTCACTTTTTCTCCGCGCGGATCTTCGCGACGTCCTCCGGTTTTACTTCGCCACCTTGATTGTCCCACGAGTTCAAGACAAAGGTCAGCACGTTCGCCACATCCTCATCATTCAAGGCCAAGGCGGGCATCACGCTGTTGAACTTTCCGCCATTCACCGTGATCTCGCCGGTCAGTCCGTGGACAACCGCACCCACGGCACGATGGACATCGGCATTGAGGAAATCCGATTTCGCCAGCGGAGGAAAGGCCGCAGGGATCCCCTGCCCCTCCGCCTGGTGACAAGCGAGACAGTTGGAAGCGAAGACATTCTTGCCGCGCTCGATCCGTTCGGCCTTGTTCGCAGCAGCTTCCAGCGGCTTACCTTCCTGAGGCATGATCTGCGGCGTCCCCCCTTCCGGCAGGTAGACCAGGTCGTCAAGCTTGCCCGAATAGGTTAGCGGGTCAGGTTCTCCAGCCACCTTGATCATGCCGATCGCTCCCTTGTTAAAGGCCCGCGTCAGCGCGTGATCGACCAAGATCAGCGTACCTGGCACCTCGCATTTGAATTCGACGATCGCGGAACCGCCTGCCGGGACGAGCGTCGTCTGCACGTTGTTGTTGATGACCTTGGTTCCACCCTCCACGTAGACCTTGTCAAAGATCTCTCCGATCGCGTGGAATGAGGAGGTCAGATTCGGACCGCCGTTACCGAAGAAAATGCGGACCGTTTCCCCCTTCCTGGCGGCCATCGCCTTGTCCCCGGATAAGGCACCCACCGAGCCGTTGAAGACGACGTAGTCCGGTCTTTCATCGATCGCCTTTTCCATGTCGAAGGGCTGAAGCCCTTGCTCGCCATTGCGGCCCTTGGTGTAGAAATCGCCCTGCACCACATAGTATTCGTGGTCCACCTTCGGCAGACCTCCCTCCGGCTCCACATAGATCAGCCCATACATGCCATTGGCCACGTGCATGCCCACCGGGGCAACGGCGCAGTGATAAACATAAAGGCCGGGGTTGAGCACTCGGAAGGAGAAAGTCGAGCTATGGCCCGGAGCGGTGAAGGAAGCCGCCGCACCGCCACCTTGGCCAGTTACCGCATGGAGGTCGATGTTGTGCGGCATCTTGCTCGTCGGGTGATTCATCAGATGGAACTCGACGAAGTCACCTTGCCGCACCCGGATGAATTTCCCGGGCACGCATCCCCCGAAGGTCCAGAAGGTGTAGTTCACGCCATCGGACATGCGCATCTCCTTCTCGATCACCTCCAGCTTCACGATGACCTTGGCTGGATGCTTGCGGGTGATCGGCGGCGGCACGTTCGGAGGATCGGTCAGCACCGCAACCTCCTCTCCCTTGATCTCAGGCGGGAGCTTGATGGTCCCGTTCGAATGAACTTCGGTTTCCGCGTGGCTGGGAATCAAGGCCCCCAACAAGCCAAGGAGGATGACGGCAAGCTTCATGTCAGAAGAACATCTTTTAACTCGATGACAATCTGCTGCTCGTCCGCAATTTTTGGAAGTCTTCTTCCTTGTTTGAGCGGATGCGGGAAAAGTTCGTCAAAATCTGCGGAGTCAGTCCCTACGCGCAGCGCGGCGCGGGCAGGTCGAGGATCACGAAGGTTCCTCCTCGCCTCGTCCGAGATAGCGGGAAACAAAGATCAACCAAACCGACCCACCGGCAGCCCAAATCCATGCTGCATAGATATGATGGGAAACCCGAACTGCCGGAACAAAGTCAGAGGTCATCCGCGTGGCCGCAGCAAGCACCAGCAACCCCGCGGCAATCCGCAACCACACGATCCGGCCCACCAGCAAATCGTGGCGCCCGCCATGACCGAGCACCACGCGTGTCGCCACCGCAAGCACGGCGAGCCCCAGTCCCG
This portion of the Luteolibacter luteus genome encodes:
- a CDS encoding ABC transporter permease, with the protein product MNRTTAVGVTGLVTALFAVFFLYPAFSVIGDAFKSPEGGFTLDFILGVFRNPVYREGLWNALALGITSTLATFLLAFPLALLSHRYDFRGRGVLGVLILIPLVLPPFVGAIGIKHMLGVEGSLNALLIDLGLMDAKQPVDWLAQGRFWGIVAMNALHLYPILYMNITAALSNLDPAMEQAAENLGCPPSRRLWRITLPLAMPGIFAGSAIVFVWAFTELGVPLVFDYTRVAPVQVFDGIKDITAGASSPMPYALVAVILVISAIVFGVTKALFGRQTSSTQPRPKGRGGEVKLAGLKALGCAMIFGGVFFVASLPHIGVILLSLSDDWYKTVLPLALKFDHYKDALGDPLVVPSIKNSLFYASGATLIDLVLGIAIAWVIVRSKIKGRSLLDALVMLPLAVPGLVLAFGYLALSQKGKPLYFLIGENGNPAMLLIVAYAVRRLPYVVRSAVAGLQQSNPALEEAARSLGAGWLRTLRRVSLPLIGANLAAGGILAFAFAMLEVSDSLILAQQTEHYPITKAIYMLLSALGNGHELAAALGVWAMIFLAVAITGAAALGGKRGGLFRV
- a CDS encoding ABC transporter substrate-binding protein → MRRFVPILLLLAAVIVAPILLRTSSDLATAGQAQDRLVIITPHNETIRSEFGEAFARYWREKKGRSIYVDWRIPGGTSDIARVLNSSFDAADAIKSPGIGIDLFFGGGEPDFKLQAEKGRFAELEVFSKQPEWFKEEVIPAKFTGENYYDAHRMWVGTCLSQMGICYNVDSVKRLGLMPPRRWDDLGDPAYAGYLALADPTKSGSVGRSFEMMIQEQMQQVIREKGDSPASREEGWQRGLNLLQRMAANARYFTDSASKVPHDVAQGDAAAGTCIDFYGRSYEEKFSRNGRKSRLLWSAPLGGTSMSVDPIAVFRGAPNMEIAQEFVTFCLSREGQLLWNLRVGQPGGPRETSPRRLPVRRDLYGTDTLPMFSDPDALPYERSGSFEYNRELTGPAFKALAQIFRAMCIDPHEEMKHAWLEMREHTGPAVKIEETPAGKVFFDTSHVSYDRLMNGIVPLLGKRDPLATLREMSAISETFRQNYQKAAALAEKGGRP
- a CDS encoding ABC transporter ATP-binding protein, with protein sequence MDAIRADSIVKQFGTVRALDGVTVEVAAGELFFLLGASGCGKTTLLRCIAGLETPTSGTISFGGKDVTQLPPHKREAAMVFQSYALWPHLNVERNVAFGLEERKVDKAEVRRRVGEALELVHLNGMGERGIDQLSGGQQQRVALARALVVRPKCLLLDEPLSNLDAKLRIEMRREIRRIVKEGGLTGIYVTHDQEEALSMADRMAIMNRGRIEQLGTAEEVYRNPRTPFVSGFIGETNLLRGNVIEVRGEYAMIDTSAGPLVGRVTLPEWVPSHGEQVLLSVRPEAWRMDSGVRENSISGKIVDRSYLGQRIQYLVQTATGPQQVVELNPLVVRDPGETIVHLSARHADVVVLQA
- a CDS encoding SCO family protein — encoded protein: MKALFLACLLGCPAMAVAEDRPAPVTALPQGSLYGFDSTWTNQEGKKVVWKDSGGKTRIVAFGYASCKGVCPRIIGDMQRIEKELTDAERARCRFMFISLDPEHDKVAELKDLGERHKIDDSHWDLLTGDGEAVLEIAVALGIRYDRLPNGVDFAHSYLITVIDAKGMVRHKWSDPSEGPGPSVEAVRKAGGK
- a CDS encoding formylglycine-generating enzyme family protein encodes the protein MRCRVAILLGCLLAAAVAAAEMPMAKIAGGRYARPLEKSGQVREVPSFYLDVRQVTNAEYLAFVKLHPEWQRTRVNRLFADNGYLRHWAGDTELGPLAPSEAPVTNVSWFAARAFLKAQGKRLPTLDEWEFVARADERRVDATGEGEFRKRILTWYSKPMPEVLPSAESMPANIYGVRGMHGLVWEWTSNFVASMSGGESRSDGSPEGPLFCGGAATDPNQAIEYADFMRVAFRSSLQGSFCLGGLGFRGAKDASDSIDPSP
- the nirK gene encoding copper-containing nitrite reductase, which gives rise to MKLAVILLGLLGALIPSHAETEVHSNGTIKLPPEIKGEEVAVLTDPPNVPPPITRKHPAKVIVKLEVIEKEMRMSDGVNYTFWTFGGCVPGKFIRVRQGDFVEFHLMNHPTSKMPHNIDLHAVTGQGGGAAASFTAPGHSSTFSFRVLNPGLYVYHCAVAPVGMHVANGMYGLIYVEPEGGLPKVDHEYYVVQGDFYTKGRNGEQGLQPFDMEKAIDERPDYVVFNGSVGALSGDKAMAARKGETVRIFFGNGGPNLTSSFHAIGEIFDKVYVEGGTKVINNNVQTTLVPAGGSAIVEFKCEVPGTLILVDHALTRAFNKGAIGMIKVAGEPDPLTYSGKLDDLVYLPEGGTPQIMPQEGKPLEAAANKAERIERGKNVFASNCLACHQAEGQGIPAAFPPLAKSDFLNADVHRAVGAVVHGLTGEITVNGGKFNSVMPALALNDEDVANVLTFVLNSWDNQGGEVKPEDVAKIRAEKK